ATAAATCTTTTGTTAAAGGCTTAAAAACACTTTTCCCAGATAAAGTTGCTATATTTTCATTAGATCCGCAATCAACACGTAGACGTGGTGGATCACCAGATGTTGAAATTACACTCAATTATCAATCAATTCATGTTGAAGATATTTTATGCCTGCAAGATGAATTGAATTTACATGCCACCGCAGTTGAAGCAGCTTATTTGATTGCTACTCGCTATAAAAAAGATTGGCTTGCGGTTTTATTAAATCAAGGAGAAAATTTAAAAGATTTTGCGCAAGAACTGGGTGCTCATCCTGAATCGATTGCAGCGTTATATCGAAAATTAAAACGCATAGAACGATTACCTTTTTTTAAACCAGGTGGGCCTGGTGCTTATAAAGATCGATCGGTTATTGATCAAATGATGGAATACATCGATCGCGGAATATCGATCATTGTTGAATTTGGCAACTTTACTTCAACATTTTGCTATCTTTTGATTGCAAACATTATTACTCGTCGCTTACATACTGAATATGTCACCAAAACAGAAAATTTTTTGGGTAGTCATAAAAAAGAAGATGAACCAAAAAAAATAATGATCACTATTGAAGAAGCGCATAAATTTTTAAACCCGCAAGCAGCACGCCAAACTATTTTTGGCATCATTGCCCGAGAAATGCGTAAATATTACGTTTCATTATTGGTAGTTGACCAACGGCCTTCCGGTATTGATCAAGAAATTATTTCACAAATTGGCACCAAAATTATTGCACAATTGAATGATGAAAAAGATATTGGCGCGGTATTGACTGGTATTTCTAATGCTTCAAATTTACGTTCAGTGCTTGCTTCACTTGATAGTAAAAAACAAGCACTTATTCTAGGCCATGCGGTGGCCATGCCCGTTGTAGTCCAAACACGTGAATATGATGAACAATTTTATCGGGCTATGGCACCTGAAGTAAGTACAACTGACATTGATTCATTTATTAAAGAAATTTTTTAAAGCAATTAATCGATTATTTCAGCTTTTTCAATTCTTCAATTGCTTCTGGTGAATCTTTTAGAACTATCTCAAAGATTTCAGGTTTTCTCATTTGCATCATTATGCTCATCATTGGTTGTTGTAAGTTTTCATTATAATCATGTAAAGCTAACTCTATTTTCAGCGCAACGCCCACTGACTCAAAAGTTTTATCTGCAAGTTCTTCTACAATATTTGTTTTTTCTATAAAATGATCAAATCCTTTTCCCTCAAATCTCTTTGTAAGAATTTCCGCACTGGGCAATTTAACTGGCTTAGCAAAAACATTTAATACACTCAATAAGACCATAGATAAAAATAATTTGTTTTTCATATTGTATCCTTTCATGAAAAAATAACGATTTAAAAATATATTTTCTCAAAAATTATATTAAAAAAAAACCTTTATTACTATTTTTTTCATTTTTCAATTCTTTCTATACTTGACTTTATTGCCTGATCACGTAAGGTTGCTTTACAAAAAAACTATAGCTAAAAGGAGAACTATGAAAAAGTTCATATCATTTTCATTACTGATCATTTCGATGACAACTATTACGTATTTATATGCCAATAATGCTTCTTTAACAAAAATGAGAAATAATAATATTCGTTATATTGAATATTCTTTTACTGATTTTTCTGGCATGCGTAAATCATTAATTAAACCGGCTTCTTGTGTTGAAGAAGATCTCGAAAAAGGAATTTATTTTGATGGATCATCAATTAAAGGTTGCACACGTATAACAAATAGCGATCTTTTATTAAAACCATCTCTTGATACTATGCGTCTTATTCCATGGACAAATGATGCCACCAAAACTGTATCACTTGTATGTGATATGTTTTTAGATAAAAATACTCCATATACAAGCGATCCGCGGTTTATCTTAAAAAGCGTTTTAAATGAAGCAAAACAATTGGGATACGATTTTTTCGTTGGTCCTGAATTAGAATTTTATATTTTTAAACAAAAAGCTAATCAAGAATCTTCGCTGATACCATTCGATAACGAAAGTTACTTTGAAAATAATTGTAGCTGTGAAGATGAAGTTATGAAAGGAAATATCTTAAATAACTTTGATGCTCTTGAGCTTGTACCTGAAAAAATTCATCATGAAGTCGGCCCCGGACAATATGAAATTTCACTTCATTATGATAATGCTTTAAAAATGGCTGATAAAATAGTTACCGCAAAAC
The genomic region above belongs to Candidatus Babeliales bacterium and contains:
- a CDS encoding DUF87 domain-containing protein; this translates as MKKILGHILTGSLTEGFEMRIHADAHLEKIKTGKFVSIIGNEHTFFSMITDLSLHVTNNDILLFPPTKQEKLLNRILRKKDIYAKAQLKPMLMVTKNNEIKPVKTIPSHFCTVHEASNQDVALIFGDEHEATKRYFNIGSPLDMNTPVCLDLERLTERSNGIFGKTGTGKTFLTRLVLAGLIKQDKAVNIIFDMHSEYGLQARKEGNDKSFVKGLKTLFPDKVAIFSLDPQSTRRRGGSPDVEITLNYQSIHVEDILCLQDELNLHATAVEAAYLIATRYKKDWLAVLLNQGENLKDFAQELGAHPESIAALYRKLKRIERLPFFKPGGPGAYKDRSVIDQMMEYIDRGISIIVEFGNFTSTFCYLLIANIITRRLHTEYVTKTENFLGSHKKEDEPKKIMITIEEAHKFLNPQAARQTIFGIIAREMRKYYVSLLVVDQRPSGIDQEIISQIGTKIIAQLNDEKDIGAVLTGISNASNLRSVLASLDSKKQALILGHAVAMPVVVQTREYDEQFYRAMAPEVSTTDIDSFIKEIF
- the glnA gene encoding type I glutamate--ammonia ligase translates to MKKFISFSLLIISMTTITYLYANNASLTKMRNNNIRYIEYSFTDFSGMRKSLIKPASCVEEDLEKGIYFDGSSIKGCTRITNSDLLLKPSLDTMRLIPWTNDATKTVSLVCDMFLDKNTPYTSDPRFILKSVLNEAKQLGYDFFVGPELEFYIFKQKANQESSLIPFDNESYFENNCSCEDEVMKGNILNNFDALELVPEKIHHEVGPGQYEISLHYDNALKMADKIVTAKHALQAMGNSSNCYVSFMPKPLSTQNGSGMHIHFSLFDIQNQKNAFFDPEDKNRLSPIAKSFIAGILHHASALTLLFNPTINSYKRLVPGFEAPIFICAGTKNRSALIRLPLFNPDQAEAARAEIRSIDPTCNPYLAFAALLKAGLYGIQNNLQLDQFIEENLYEMTSEQKIEKGIDTIPSSLPQAIDAFERSGFLKELLGNHLFDEYIKDKKKEVMQSLRAITDWELKHYL